The Desulfoscipio gibsoniae DSM 7213 genome contains a region encoding:
- a CDS encoding NCS2 family permease, which produces MLEKLFKLKEHDTNTRTEIIAGLTTFMTMAYILFLNPNILAATGMDKNAVFFATAVAAGVVTIAMGLLVNFPIALAPGMGLNAYFATVAAQHVGIPWPIALGAVFISGLLFIILTVTQIRQLLVVAIPQSMKNAIIVGIGLFITMLGLKMAEFMVIQAGPVIPPTLDALNEAGGVAALRSFEWNITLGSFGNNGTLLALIGLALSALLMAKKIKGAILFGILITTLIGLPMGVTSIPTGFQPFALPDFSTLAVGKLDLAGALEMGLWSIIFTFTFVELFDTFGTLVGTAGKAGLLDKNGQSPRLGRAMLVDACGVSFGALMGTSSVTAYVESTAGVAEGGRTGLTAVTTGVLFLLALVLAPLAGLIPGVATAPALIIVGLLMAQSMKNIDFIDFTEGLPAFLTIVLMPFTGSIANGIAAGIVFYTLLKAVSGRTREVHWLMWLLSILILARYLFLAGH; this is translated from the coding sequence ATGCTGGAGAAATTGTTTAAACTAAAAGAACACGATACCAACACCCGCACGGAAATAATCGCCGGTTTAACAACCTTTATGACCATGGCCTACATACTGTTCCTTAACCCCAATATACTGGCCGCCACGGGCATGGACAAAAACGCGGTGTTTTTCGCCACCGCCGTGGCCGCCGGGGTGGTAACCATCGCCATGGGGCTGCTTGTCAACTTCCCCATTGCCCTGGCCCCGGGTATGGGACTCAACGCTTACTTTGCCACCGTGGCCGCCCAACACGTAGGCATCCCCTGGCCCATCGCCCTTGGTGCGGTATTCATATCAGGCCTATTGTTCATTATTTTAACCGTTACCCAAATTCGCCAGCTGCTGGTGGTAGCCATACCCCAATCAATGAAAAACGCCATCATTGTGGGTATTGGCCTGTTCATTACCATGCTGGGTTTGAAAATGGCTGAATTCATGGTTATTCAGGCCGGGCCGGTGATCCCCCCCACCCTGGATGCATTGAATGAAGCCGGGGGCGTGGCCGCTTTGCGTTCTTTTGAATGGAATATCACCCTGGGCTCCTTTGGCAATAACGGCACGCTGCTGGCCCTGATCGGCCTTGCCCTATCCGCCCTCTTAATGGCCAAAAAGATTAAGGGGGCCATATTATTCGGCATCCTTATCACTACATTAATCGGCCTGCCCATGGGTGTAACCAGCATACCCACCGGCTTTCAACCCTTTGCCCTGCCCGATTTTTCCACACTGGCGGTGGGCAAGCTGGACCTGGCCGGTGCGCTGGAGATGGGTCTGTGGTCGATAATTTTCACCTTTACCTTCGTGGAATTATTTGACACCTTCGGCACACTGGTAGGCACAGCCGGAAAGGCAGGTCTGCTGGATAAAAACGGGCAGTCACCCCGGCTGGGCCGGGCTATGCTGGTTGATGCCTGCGGTGTATCCTTCGGCGCACTTATGGGCACCAGCTCTGTAACCGCTTATGTGGAAAGTACGGCCGGCGTTGCCGAAGGCGGGCGCACCGGCCTCACCGCTGTCACCACAGGCGTACTATTTCTGCTGGCATTGGTGCTGGCCCCGCTGGCCGGGCTAATACCCGGGGTGGCCACAGCCCCGGCGCTAATCATCGTTGGCTTGCTGATGGCCCAGTCTATGAAAAATATTGACTTTATCGATTTTACCGAAGGCCTGCCTGCGTTTTTAACCATCGTGCTCATGCCCTTTACCGGCAGTATTGCCAACGGCATTGCTGCCGGCATAGTATTTTATACCTTGCTCAAAGCAGTCAGCGGCCGCACCCGGGAGGTTCACTGGCTGATGTGGCTGCTCAGTATATTGATATTAGCACGTTACCTGTTTCTGGCAGGACACTGA